The proteins below come from a single Microbacterium sp. SLBN-154 genomic window:
- a CDS encoding YfbU family protein, translating into MAMLNVRVDDHVYERLKEIAEDQGASLSEYVRDLLLEAVVPVDERSARHGDQPAPDSFSLRDRLTLSLLHRILARVLPEDAAGEDGDEEYQLNKAEILESGFTGQYWLEVAGFETELSKRDSDRVVDILDMFRIITFSIQRLLESGASIDEELLYSLSFRGFDHNDSLEAHMARYVAFLTRDGKHWTELLPQIEESDNGNSHMQVLDLYMRMLTEYRRIMDGRKNRYARDAYFLSLDELKRLSDAQTHPSNRGRR; encoded by the coding sequence ATGGCAATGCTCAATGTGCGCGTGGATGATCATGTCTACGAGCGACTCAAAGAGATCGCCGAGGACCAGGGGGCCAGTCTCAGCGAGTATGTTCGCGACTTGCTGCTCGAAGCGGTGGTGCCGGTAGATGAGAGGTCTGCGCGTCATGGTGATCAGCCCGCGCCAGACAGTTTTTCCCTCCGGGATAGACTCACGCTCTCGCTCCTGCACCGCATCCTGGCGCGAGTCCTCCCCGAAGACGCAGCCGGTGAGGACGGTGACGAGGAGTATCAGCTGAACAAGGCGGAGATCCTCGAGTCTGGGTTCACTGGGCAGTATTGGCTCGAAGTCGCAGGCTTCGAGACGGAGCTGTCGAAGCGTGACAGCGACCGCGTCGTCGACATCCTCGACATGTTCAGGATCATCACATTCAGCATCCAGCGCTTGCTAGAAAGCGGGGCCTCAATAGACGAGGAACTGCTGTACAGCCTGAGCTTCAGAGGGTTTGATCACAACGACTCCCTGGAAGCACACATGGCGAGGTACGTCGCGTTCCTCACACGCGACGGGAAGCATTGGACTGAGCTGTTGCCTCAAATCGAGGAGAGTGACAACGGGAACTCTCACATGCAGGTGCTTGACCTCTACATGCGCATGCTGACGGAGTACCGCCGCATCATGGATGGCAGGAAGAATCGCTACGCGCGTGACGCCTACTTCTTGAGCCTTGACGAGCTGAAGCGGCTATCCGATGCGCAGACTCATCCGTCGAATCGCGGCCGTCGCTAG
- a CDS encoding NACHT domain-containing protein, translating to MDYSFASLGSDGFEQMAQALAIAELGNNVRPLGRGRDKGRDAYFRGEVQHPASNGAGNWNGYGVIQAKHLARDVDTTANTAWVKKHIASELKKWLPGENGESPERDDPPQFYLLMTNATLSPEGYDACVEELRSYAGKLRMKDVDLWSASGISRLLDDHVGVRQTYLHFVVPGDVIAALMSAYSVEEYHDLGRWISANTAVELGDRQWTRLGESGLESDERLRLANVAIDVPSLIVDPEVERDVWASAASVAHVVERASALARRSSEPTFRGSLIIGGPGQGKSTIAQLICQLHRAALLDGNAALMTDQQKLVTEIKAAASRVGFSLPDYRRWPAYIELSQFGDEIAKDESLSILRYIASRVRVQGERLTTAQLLRWRRMWPWIVVLDGLDEVAHPRTREHVVRAVNEFLTDCNVADADVFIVATTRPQGYHGELDGFELEQLELQPLSISEALSYGTKLADARHAQDAIARERVLERLAQAATSDTTQRLMTTPLQVTIMSTLLERLTRVPDTRHALFDEYYSAIYARETGKAGFLGDILARFKHVIDYVHEQVALYLHVQAERPGSAEALLLEADLEMLIFERLEQDEHEQHEARRLVAELIRAVRNRVVLLVGLRGDLVGFEVRSIQEYLAARAITSGAEETVLDRLELLIPSSHWRNTWLLAAGRLQGHSNPQLVDALLTRLEKADLASALSIEIGPGQRLALDLLEDQFAAAIPRIRRLLLRRALGVLDHWGDQSIRKLSQTGAIEVGSGKEAFELVRTAVRRGLQSTGPARSTTVALLLSWQRATAAAGTLANSELAQARGWRPTRDVRRPKRRIDLVIAAVGDFAGIDVDVRESVERALRSLSRVSVLLELTAAEVATQARRNDLQLLPRVTRAFQDPAVRDWMIDASTRLTESEGAAAVYIRQYLLSAAESEPVGWHPLISQPGVGLFPSS from the coding sequence GTGGATTACTCGTTCGCCTCCTTGGGGTCCGACGGATTTGAGCAGATGGCCCAAGCGTTGGCCATTGCAGAGCTTGGCAACAATGTCAGACCATTGGGCCGCGGACGCGATAAGGGACGAGACGCCTACTTTCGGGGCGAGGTCCAGCACCCCGCATCCAACGGTGCGGGCAACTGGAATGGCTATGGTGTCATCCAGGCAAAGCACCTCGCCCGTGACGTTGACACGACCGCGAACACCGCGTGGGTGAAGAAGCACATCGCGAGCGAGCTCAAGAAGTGGCTTCCCGGCGAGAATGGCGAATCACCCGAGCGAGATGATCCGCCACAGTTCTACCTTCTGATGACAAATGCGACCTTGTCTCCGGAAGGTTACGACGCCTGCGTCGAAGAACTGCGCTCCTACGCGGGCAAGCTTCGAATGAAGGACGTCGATCTGTGGAGTGCGAGCGGCATCAGCCGATTACTTGATGACCACGTCGGTGTCCGGCAAACATATCTGCACTTCGTGGTTCCCGGGGACGTGATCGCCGCGCTCATGAGCGCGTACTCGGTCGAGGAATACCACGACCTTGGGAGGTGGATCAGCGCGAATACGGCCGTCGAGCTCGGGGATCGCCAATGGACCCGCTTGGGCGAGTCAGGACTGGAGAGCGACGAACGGCTCCGTCTCGCTAACGTGGCGATCGACGTGCCCAGTCTTATCGTCGATCCTGAGGTCGAACGGGACGTCTGGGCATCGGCGGCAAGTGTCGCGCACGTCGTAGAGCGGGCGAGCGCGCTCGCCCGGCGCAGCAGCGAACCAACGTTCCGGGGGTCGCTCATCATCGGCGGCCCGGGCCAGGGCAAGAGCACGATCGCCCAGCTCATCTGTCAGCTTCACCGTGCTGCGCTTCTTGACGGCAACGCCGCTCTGATGACTGATCAGCAAAAGCTTGTCACCGAGATCAAGGCTGCAGCTTCTCGTGTCGGCTTCAGCCTCCCCGACTATCGCCGCTGGCCCGCATACATCGAGCTTTCTCAGTTCGGCGACGAGATAGCCAAGGACGAGAGCCTGTCAATCCTCCGCTACATCGCGAGCCGAGTGCGAGTTCAAGGCGAACGTCTCACAACGGCGCAACTCCTCCGCTGGAGGCGCATGTGGCCCTGGATCGTCGTCCTGGACGGGCTTGATGAGGTTGCTCATCCGCGCACAAGAGAGCACGTGGTTCGCGCCGTCAACGAGTTCCTCACAGACTGCAATGTGGCGGACGCTGATGTTTTCATCGTCGCGACGACTCGACCTCAGGGCTATCACGGCGAACTCGATGGATTTGAGCTTGAGCAACTAGAGCTGCAACCGCTCAGCATCAGCGAGGCTCTCAGTTACGGTACGAAGTTGGCCGATGCGCGTCATGCACAGGATGCGATCGCGCGGGAAAGGGTGCTGGAGAGGCTGGCTCAAGCGGCAACAAGCGACACTACTCAACGGCTGATGACTACGCCGCTGCAAGTCACGATCATGTCGACGCTCCTCGAGCGTCTAACGCGCGTCCCTGATACCCGGCATGCACTGTTCGATGAGTACTACAGCGCTATCTACGCCCGCGAAACTGGCAAGGCCGGCTTCCTCGGCGACATCCTCGCCCGCTTCAAACACGTGATCGACTATGTGCACGAGCAAGTCGCGCTCTATCTCCATGTGCAGGCGGAGCGGCCCGGGTCGGCTGAGGCACTCCTCCTGGAGGCCGACCTTGAGATGCTCATTTTCGAGCGACTTGAGCAGGACGAACATGAACAGCATGAGGCGCGGAGACTGGTTGCAGAGCTAATCAGGGCGGTTCGGAACAGAGTCGTCCTTCTAGTGGGTCTACGCGGCGACTTGGTCGGGTTCGAGGTTCGAAGCATCCAGGAGTACCTAGCCGCCCGCGCCATCACGAGCGGGGCCGAAGAGACGGTGCTGGATCGATTGGAGCTACTAATACCGTCGTCGCACTGGCGAAACACGTGGCTGTTGGCGGCCGGCCGCTTGCAAGGGCACAGCAACCCGCAGCTTGTAGACGCACTCCTCACACGGCTCGAGAAGGCAGATCTTGCGTCCGCGCTTTCGATAGAGATAGGGCCCGGTCAGCGCCTCGCGTTGGACCTCCTTGAAGATCAGTTCGCCGCCGCAATTCCGCGGATTCGGCGGCTGCTGCTACGCAGAGCGCTGGGCGTGTTGGACCACTGGGGCGATCAATCGATCAGGAAGCTCTCGCAAACGGGGGCCATCGAGGTGGGTTCGGGAAAGGAAGCGTTCGAGCTGGTCCGTACTGCTGTTCGGCGTGGTCTTCAATCCACTGGTCCGGCCAGATCCACCACAGTTGCCCTGTTGCTCTCCTGGCAAAGAGCAACAGCAGCTGCCGGCACCCTTGCGAACTCTGAACTTGCTCAGGCGCGAGGATGGCGGCCGACCAGGGATGTTCGTCGGCCAAAGCGACGGATCGACCTCGTCATCGCCGCGGTAGGAGACTTCGCGGGGATAGATGTGGATGTTCGCGAATCGGTCGAGCGAGCGCTGCGATCCCTCAGCCGCGTATCCGTCTTGCTCGAACTGACGGCGGCTGAAGTCGCGACTCAAGCCCGTCGAAATGATCTGCAGCTCCTGCCGAGAGTTACGAGAGCTTTCCAAGACCCGGCAGTTCGCGACTGGATGATTGACGCGTCCACCCGCCTCACAGAGTCGGAGGGGGCCGCAGCGGTCTACATACGGCAATACCTACTCAGCGCGGCCGAATCGGAGCCAGTCGGGTGGCACCCCCTGATATCGCAGCCTGGGGTTGGCCTCTTCCCTTCAAGCTAG
- a CDS encoding AAA family ATPase, translated as MRGGLERWKRGVESHGIRSAIAYALTGGCDASTRLARGVDALTEYGGKAVVTRFTVAGGSVAADQLNRPQLADWVDGRDPLTGERRGRELLSPEADLVLDGTINAPKSYSLVALLHPKLAAEFEALQDRLRHRIITTWQRELNARRGAGGSIRQPLHQIEVVELQHRRSRALDPHVHRHLWLSVKVLGEDGKWSNVDSRVAMRLHTLINAEGDVAARTDPEWISALARHGYTLGADGEVVQVAHAVPALSRRSNQIEANRAALLAEWRDEHSGQEPSRDILQQIDRQAWARGRPSKPKGLKEDAWEQTVRDELAAIDPWLLADRASVAVRAVDVESIDLDLLAARAIVDADDRSAGYGGRVSLFDLRAGATRAVAASGVVAHRHALQATIDAVVSRSLAHTVDLLDDAVDRPQHVKGYMAALTAALKVELARRFDSLNIVGAALSPEAMRLVSESELPPGVVLQSGQAKAAGAIAGTDRLVTITGPAGTGKTTMLRVAHAALILQRRGLIVVAPTRKAASVAGREVGAPASSVHALLADHGWRWGRDVAGAEAWTRLIPGKIDPTTGAPYLGSTRYQINQGDRIVIDEAGMLDLHTANALAALAHETGAGLAMVGDHLQAMPVGHSGAMATMARRSGSVVELSAVHRFRDQDYAALTLRLREPGSMDAALAVAAELDDRGLIHRVDDQSGAHNLMTEGYFRWAGQHKRVALVTATNEEANAVNDAIQQRRLDLGQLSLNRVAVGRGEQRLLEGDVVQTRRNDRATDVENRAVWTIRRIRPGSIDLVSLTDSADIRRISTDYAASHVHLAYASTVHGIQGETTDASIVGPGVDASGLYVGMTRGRAHNEAIAIARTRDAAVAAIAESMTRSPIEVSIEDSRALAMTELRRAARFFGAEAPDVLGGRTTLRSGLASGLS; from the coding sequence ATGCGTGGCGGGCTCGAGAGATGGAAGCGGGGCGTCGAGTCTCACGGCATCCGCTCCGCGATCGCCTACGCGCTGACAGGAGGATGTGACGCCTCAACACGGCTGGCGCGGGGCGTCGACGCGTTGACGGAGTACGGCGGTAAGGCAGTGGTCACCCGATTCACTGTTGCTGGCGGGAGTGTCGCCGCCGACCAGCTGAATCGTCCTCAGCTTGCCGACTGGGTCGACGGGCGCGACCCGCTCACCGGCGAGCGCCGCGGCCGCGAGCTCCTGTCACCCGAAGCCGATCTCGTGCTCGACGGCACGATCAACGCCCCGAAGTCGTACAGCCTGGTCGCGCTGCTGCATCCAAAGCTGGCAGCCGAGTTCGAAGCCCTGCAGGACCGCTTGCGGCATCGCATCATCACCACGTGGCAGCGTGAGCTAAACGCTCGTCGAGGGGCGGGCGGCAGCATCCGACAGCCACTCCATCAGATCGAGGTTGTGGAGCTCCAGCATCGGCGGTCACGGGCACTCGATCCGCACGTGCACCGGCACCTCTGGCTCAGCGTCAAGGTGCTCGGCGAGGACGGGAAGTGGTCGAACGTTGACTCTCGCGTGGCGATGCGGTTGCACACGCTCATCAACGCTGAGGGTGATGTCGCGGCCCGCACGGATCCCGAGTGGATATCCGCCCTCGCGCGACACGGCTACACGCTCGGCGCCGACGGGGAAGTCGTGCAGGTCGCACACGCCGTGCCGGCCCTGTCACGACGGTCGAATCAGATCGAAGCGAACCGCGCGGCACTTCTCGCCGAGTGGCGCGACGAGCACTCGGGACAAGAGCCCAGCCGCGACATCCTGCAGCAGATCGATCGTCAGGCGTGGGCGAGGGGGCGGCCCAGCAAGCCGAAGGGCCTGAAGGAGGATGCCTGGGAGCAGACGGTCCGCGATGAGTTGGCCGCGATCGACCCCTGGCTGCTGGCGGACCGCGCGTCCGTCGCGGTGCGGGCTGTCGACGTCGAGAGCATCGATCTCGATCTGTTAGCCGCGCGAGCGATCGTGGACGCCGATGACCGGTCGGCGGGCTATGGCGGGCGCGTTAGCTTGTTCGATCTCCGCGCGGGAGCGACGCGTGCGGTCGCGGCATCCGGGGTCGTCGCCCACCGTCACGCGCTTCAGGCGACGATCGACGCTGTCGTATCGCGTTCGCTCGCTCACACGGTCGACCTGCTCGACGACGCGGTAGACCGGCCTCAACACGTCAAGGGGTACATGGCGGCGCTCACCGCTGCGCTCAAGGTCGAGCTTGCCCGCCGGTTCGACTCGCTCAACATCGTTGGAGCCGCGCTGTCACCCGAGGCGATGCGACTGGTTTCCGAGTCAGAACTACCGCCAGGCGTCGTCCTCCAGTCCGGCCAGGCAAAGGCCGCTGGTGCCATCGCCGGCACTGACCGGCTCGTGACCATCACTGGACCGGCTGGCACAGGGAAGACGACGATGCTCCGTGTCGCACACGCCGCACTTATCCTCCAGCGTCGTGGGCTCATCGTTGTGGCGCCGACTCGGAAGGCGGCTTCGGTCGCCGGACGCGAGGTCGGTGCACCCGCCTCGTCGGTACACGCGCTGCTTGCCGACCATGGATGGCGCTGGGGGCGCGACGTCGCTGGAGCGGAAGCCTGGACACGCCTCATCCCCGGCAAAATCGACCCCACCACGGGCGCTCCCTACCTGGGATCGACCCGCTACCAAATCAACCAGGGCGACCGCATCGTCATCGACGAAGCCGGCATGCTCGACCTCCATACGGCCAACGCCCTCGCCGCGCTCGCTCACGAGACTGGCGCCGGTCTTGCGATGGTGGGTGACCATCTCCAGGCCATGCCCGTGGGCCACTCGGGTGCCATGGCGACCATGGCTCGCCGAAGCGGTTCTGTCGTCGAACTCAGCGCGGTTCATCGCTTCCGCGATCAGGATTACGCGGCGCTGACACTTCGGCTCCGAGAACCGGGATCGATGGATGCTGCGCTCGCCGTCGCCGCCGAATTGGACGATCGAGGACTCATACACCGGGTCGATGACCAGAGCGGTGCCCATAACTTGATGACCGAGGGATACTTCCGCTGGGCTGGTCAGCACAAGCGAGTGGCGCTCGTCACTGCAACGAACGAGGAAGCAAACGCCGTCAACGACGCGATCCAGCAGCGGCGGCTGGACCTAGGCCAGCTGAGTCTCAACCGGGTGGCCGTCGGACGCGGCGAGCAACGACTGCTCGAAGGCGACGTCGTGCAGACACGCCGCAACGACAGGGCCACGGACGTAGAGAATCGCGCGGTCTGGACGATCCGTCGCATCCGTCCCGGCAGCATCGACCTCGTCAGCCTCACCGACAGCGCTGACATCCGTCGCATCTCCACTGACTACGCTGCGTCGCACGTACACCTGGCCTACGCGTCCACCGTCCATGGGATTCAGGGCGAGACGACCGATGCGTCGATCGTCGGTCCGGGCGTGGATGCGTCGGGGCTGTATGTCGGAATGACCCGGGGTCGCGCTCACAATGAGGCGATCGCGATTGCCCGGACTAGGGATGCCGCCGTCGCGGCCATCGCGGAGAGCATGACGCGAAGCCCGATTGAGGTGTCGATCGAAGACTCCCGCGCGTTGGCGATGACAGAGTTGCGGCGGGCGGCGCGATTCTTTGGCGCAGAAGCCCCCGACGTCCTCGGCGGAAGGACGACGTTGCGAAGCGGGCTCGCGTCCGGGCTGTCGTGA